The Natrinema salaciae genome contains a region encoding:
- a CDS encoding tubulin/FtsZ family protein has translation MKLALIGFGQAGGKVVDEFLAFDERIDGGFIESAIAVNSATADLQGLERVPRENRVLIGEARVKGHGVGADNELGAEIAESDSDEIHRALDSVSIHEIDAFLVVAGMGGGTGSGGAPVLAKHLQRIYTDPVYGLGILPATNEGGIYTLNAARSFQTFVDEVDNLLLFDNDVWRSAGESVQGGYDHINREIVERIGLLFAAGEVTQGDHVAESVVDSSEIINTLTNGITTIGYASETVETNDRGVLSSLDAGSGLFSSLTGGEEEIEGSTTNRMSSLIRKATLGRLTLPCDVSSADRGLVVAAGPPRYLNRKGIEHGRQWLEEETGSMEIRGGDFPTTTRDEVGAIVVLSGVTEVPRIDHLREVAIEAQERTEEVRASAESEFESLMDTGDELEELF, from the coding sequence GGTCAACTCCGCGACGGCCGACCTCCAGGGGCTCGAGCGCGTTCCCCGGGAGAACCGCGTCCTCATCGGGGAGGCGCGGGTAAAGGGCCACGGCGTTGGCGCGGACAACGAACTCGGCGCGGAGATCGCCGAATCCGACAGCGATGAGATCCATCGAGCGCTCGACAGCGTCTCGATCCACGAGATCGACGCGTTTCTCGTCGTCGCCGGCATGGGTGGTGGGACCGGTTCGGGCGGCGCACCGGTCCTCGCGAAACACCTCCAGCGGATCTACACCGATCCCGTGTACGGACTCGGGATTCTCCCCGCGACGAACGAAGGGGGAATCTACACCCTCAACGCCGCCAGATCGTTCCAGACGTTCGTCGACGAGGTCGACAACCTGTTGCTGTTCGACAACGACGTCTGGCGGAGCGCCGGGGAGTCCGTCCAGGGCGGATACGACCACATCAACCGCGAGATCGTCGAGCGGATCGGGCTCCTGTTCGCCGCGGGCGAGGTCACACAGGGCGATCACGTCGCCGAGAGCGTCGTCGACTCCTCGGAGATCATCAACACCCTCACGAACGGCATCACGACGATCGGCTACGCCAGCGAAACGGTCGAAACGAACGACCGCGGCGTGCTCTCGTCACTGGACGCCGGGAGCGGACTGTTCTCCTCGCTGACGGGCGGGGAAGAAGAGATCGAGGGCTCGACGACGAACCGGATGAGCAGCCTCATCCGCAAGGCCACTCTCGGACGGCTCACGCTCCCGTGTGACGTCTCGAGCGCCGATCGCGGTCTGGTCGTCGCCGCCGGGCCACCCCGCTATCTCAACCGCAAGGGGATCGAGCACGGCCGGCAGTGGCTCGAGGAGGAGACCGGGAGCATGGAGATCCGCGGCGGCGATTTCCCGACGACGACTCGGGACGAGGTCGGCGCGATCGTCGTCCTCTCGGGCGTGACCGAGGTCCCGCGAATCGATCACCTGCGAGAGGTCGCGATCGAGGCCCAGGAACGGACCGAAGAAGTCCGCGCGAGCGCCGAATCGGAGTTCGAGTCGCTGATGGACACCGGCGACGAACTCGAGGAACTGTTCTAG
- a CDS encoding class I adenylate-forming enzyme family protein translates to MTNFVKELQSAVRANPTATAVVGDEPTTYSSLWSATDSFAGALQDREIAAGDRISIHLSDPHSTLAAIYGSLRAGCVPVTMPQQYENRDIRRVLSETDSKALVTDSSPIMTLLTSSEALRVAITADADTRMGVALSTVLENDGMNGSNSRTGIDVVRRSDDAPALIAYVDRYEGDPLAVVHTHASLRAAATAETPLSRTDADGEVGSHRSSLPLSNPIELMYGASATLVDGGQYRPIETPDPEYVRSVLETTAADRTFVTPRQYRELRTRDPSAGGGLRVVEPATTAVGGQSGDPGDSIRLCGLPETGISHVRTPADIESGTIGRPLPGVRSRVLEGTDGDELAVTGPTLMDGYFDRPTLTAETTATLDGDRWIKTGIPARASDGTIVLETGSEPADPSSSR, encoded by the coding sequence ATGACGAATTTCGTGAAAGAGTTACAATCCGCAGTGCGGGCGAATCCGACGGCGACGGCGGTTGTGGGTGACGAACCGACGACGTATTCGTCGCTCTGGTCCGCGACCGATTCGTTCGCCGGCGCGCTTCAGGACAGGGAGATCGCGGCCGGCGACAGGATTTCGATTCACCTGTCCGATCCGCACTCGACTCTCGCCGCGATTTACGGATCTCTCAGAGCCGGCTGTGTCCCGGTTACTATGCCACAGCAGTACGAGAACAGGGACATCAGACGCGTCCTGAGCGAAACCGACTCGAAGGCGCTCGTGACGGATTCGAGTCCGATTATGACGCTCCTGACGAGCAGCGAAGCGTTGCGCGTGGCCATCACGGCCGACGCCGACACGCGAATGGGCGTCGCTCTCTCGACGGTGCTCGAGAACGACGGCATGAACGGCTCGAACTCGCGAACCGGCATCGACGTGGTCCGTCGGTCGGACGACGCGCCGGCGTTGATCGCCTACGTCGACCGGTACGAGGGAGACCCCCTGGCCGTCGTGCACACGCACGCGTCGCTACGAGCCGCTGCGACGGCGGAGACGCCGCTCTCCCGAACCGATGCGGATGGCGAGGTCGGGTCACACCGCAGTTCGCTTCCGCTCTCGAACCCGATCGAACTCATGTACGGCGCGAGCGCGACGCTCGTCGATGGCGGCCAGTATCGTCCGATCGAGACCCCCGACCCGGAATACGTCCGCTCGGTGCTCGAGACGACCGCGGCCGATCGAACGTTCGTCACCCCACGGCAGTACCGCGAGCTTCGAACGAGGGACCCGTCCGCCGGCGGCGGACTCCGCGTCGTGGAACCGGCGACGACTGCGGTCGGCGGTCAGTCCGGTGACCCTGGCGACTCCATCCGTCTCTGTGGGCTCCCGGAAACGGGCATCTCGCACGTTAGAACGCCAGCCGATATCGAATCAGGGACGATCGGTCGGCCGCTCCCCGGCGTTCGATCGCGCGTTCTCGAGGGAACGGACGGCGACGAACTCGCGGTCACCGGTCCGACCCTCATGGACGGCTACTTCGATCGACCGACGCTGACGGCCGAAACGACTGCGACGCTAGACGGGGACCGGTGGATCAAGACCGGTATCCCCGCTCGAGCCAGTGACGGTACCATCGTCCTCGAGACGGGTTCGGAACCCGCCGACCCCTCGTCGAGCCGGTAG
- the gatE gene encoding Glu-tRNA(Gln) amidotransferase subunit GatE yields MTEYDYEALGLVAGLEIHQQLDTATKLFCQCPTELREPAASTRSFTRYLHPTRSELGELDDAAVEESKVEREFEYLAYDTTCLVEEDDEPPHRLDAEALETTLEVAQLLDMSPVDQAHVMRKIVVDGSNTTGFQRSSLIATDGEIETSEGTVGIEDMLLEEESAQRVEETDDGVRYSLDRLGIPLVEIGTSPDISTPAQALEAAERIGMLLRSTGKVKRGLGTIRQDVNVSIEEGARVEIKGVQSLDDIDDIVRNEVARQAELVEIRAELADRDASVGDVQDVTGVFEHTDSGVIGGALNSGGSVMAVPLYGFDGIVGREIAPDRRLGTEFSDHAKRHGAGGIFHTDELPAYGVTPDEVEALREAVSAGPADAVAIVAADTDVAESAIDAVAERAATALEGVPEETRGANDDGTTRYLRPLPGAARMYPETDVPPVEPDPSEVPEPELLTEKVDRYQDEYDLGEGLAEQVAYGEYMPLFEDLVADGIDPTLAATTLESTLTELRRDDVPVENLTRDHLEDVFTMAEGGDLAREGVPDLLTVLAEEPDRSAAEAADAAGLGSAGEDEVREAVVEVVERNESQVEAEGMQAFSGLMGECMGALRGKADGDLVSELLREEIQKRA; encoded by the coding sequence ATGACCGAGTACGACTACGAGGCCCTCGGACTCGTCGCCGGGCTGGAGATCCACCAGCAACTCGATACGGCGACGAAGCTGTTCTGCCAGTGTCCGACCGAGCTTCGCGAACCCGCGGCGTCGACCCGCTCGTTCACGCGCTACCTCCATCCCACCCGGAGCGAACTGGGCGAGCTCGACGACGCAGCCGTCGAGGAGAGCAAAGTCGAACGGGAGTTCGAGTATCTCGCGTACGACACGACCTGTCTCGTCGAGGAGGACGACGAACCGCCCCACCGGCTCGACGCGGAGGCCCTCGAGACGACCCTCGAGGTCGCGCAACTGCTGGACATGAGCCCCGTCGATCAGGCCCACGTCATGCGCAAGATCGTCGTCGACGGTTCGAATACGACGGGCTTCCAGCGCTCGTCGCTGATCGCCACCGACGGCGAGATCGAGACCAGCGAGGGGACCGTCGGCATCGAAGACATGCTGCTCGAGGAGGAGAGCGCCCAGCGAGTCGAAGAGACCGACGACGGAGTGCGCTACAGCCTCGATCGGCTCGGCATCCCGCTGGTCGAGATCGGGACGAGCCCGGACATCTCGACGCCGGCGCAGGCCCTCGAGGCGGCCGAACGAATCGGAATGTTGCTGCGGTCGACCGGCAAGGTCAAGCGCGGGCTGGGGACGATCCGACAGGACGTCAACGTCTCGATCGAGGAGGGCGCTCGCGTCGAGATCAAGGGCGTCCAGAGTCTGGACGACATCGACGACATCGTGCGAAACGAGGTCGCCCGACAGGCCGAACTCGTCGAGATTCGAGCCGAACTCGCGGATCGCGACGCGTCGGTCGGTGACGTGCAGGACGTGACCGGGGTCTTCGAGCACACCGACAGCGGCGTCATCGGTGGTGCGCTGAACAGCGGCGGGTCCGTGATGGCGGTGCCACTGTACGGCTTCGACGGCATCGTGGGTCGCGAGATCGCGCCCGACCGACGGCTCGGGACCGAGTTCTCCGACCACGCGAAGCGCCACGGCGCGGGCGGGATCTTCCATACAGACGAACTGCCCGCCTACGGCGTGACGCCCGACGAGGTCGAGGCGCTCCGCGAGGCCGTCAGCGCCGGCCCCGCGGACGCCGTCGCGATCGTCGCCGCGGACACCGACGTCGCGGAATCGGCCATCGACGCCGTCGCCGAGCGGGCGGCGACCGCACTCGAGGGCGTTCCCGAGGAGACCCGCGGCGCGAACGACGACGGGACGACCAGGTACCTGCGGCCGCTGCCCGGCGCGGCGCGGATGTACCCCGAGACGGACGTGCCGCCCGTCGAGCCGGATCCGAGCGAGGTGCCCGAACCCGAACTCCTGACCGAGAAGGTCGACCGGTATCAGGACGAGTACGACCTCGGCGAAGGACTGGCTGAACAGGTTGCCTACGGCGAGTACATGCCGCTGTTCGAGGACCTCGTCGCCGACGGGATCGATCCGACGCTCGCCGCAACGACGCTCGAGTCGACGCTGACCGAACTCCGGCGCGACGACGTCCCCGTCGAGAACCTCACCCGCGACCACCTCGAGGACGTCTTCACGATGGCCGAGGGTGGCGACCTCGCACGGGAGGGCGTCCCGGATCTGCTGACGGTACTCGCCGAGGAGCCGGACCGATCGGCGGCGGAAGCGGCCGACGCCGCCGGGCTCGGCTCGGCCGGCGAGGACGAGGTCCGCGAGGCCGTCGTCGAGGTCGTCGAACGGAACGAATCGCAGGTCGAAGCGGAGGGAATGCAGGCGTTTTCGGGGCTCATGGGCGAGTGCATGGGTGCGCTCCGCGGCAAAGCGGACGGCGACCTCGTGAGCGAACTCCTGCGCGAAGAGATCCAGAAGCGGGCGTAG
- a CDS encoding 6-hydroxymethylpterin diphosphokinase MptE-like protein → MEFDEWEPVYEAILRDFGYDRTGDERGRDRLASTLEDAFEPADLAIGPATSVAVAGAGPSLETDRDLERTRAADFVVAASTAVDTLARHGIDADCMVTDLDKNPETVVRLTSRGVPVAVHGHGDNCEAIRTVVPDCDHEFVLPTTQAEPRDPVRNLGGFTDGDRAAFLADHLGAADLTFVGWDFDDPAVDAAKARKLEWAERLLYWLESRRGERFAVLDGRRDAIETTALPLE, encoded by the coding sequence ATGGAGTTCGACGAGTGGGAACCCGTCTACGAGGCGATCCTCCGGGATTTCGGGTACGACCGAACCGGCGACGAGCGAGGGCGTGACCGCCTCGCGTCCACCCTCGAGGACGCGTTCGAGCCCGCCGACCTGGCGATCGGCCCCGCGACGAGCGTCGCCGTGGCGGGGGCCGGACCGTCGCTCGAAACCGACCGCGACCTCGAGCGCACCCGTGCGGCCGATTTCGTCGTCGCCGCCTCCACGGCCGTCGATACCCTCGCGAGACACGGGATCGACGCCGACTGCATGGTCACCGACCTCGACAAGAACCCGGAGACGGTCGTTCGGCTCACGTCGCGGGGCGTTCCGGTCGCCGTGCACGGACACGGTGACAACTGCGAGGCGATCCGAACCGTCGTCCCGGACTGCGACCACGAGTTCGTCCTGCCGACGACGCAGGCCGAACCGCGAGACCCGGTCCGGAACCTCGGCGGTTTCACCGACGGCGACCGCGCGGCGTTTCTCGCCGATCACCTCGGCGCTGCCGACCTCACGTTCGTCGGCTGGGACTTCGACGACCCCGCGGTCGACGCCGCGAAGGCGCGGAAACTCGAGTGGGCCGAGCGTCTCCTCTACTGGCTCGAGTCGCGCCGGGGCGAGCGGTTCGCGGTGCTCGACGGGCGACGAGACGCGATCGAGACGACGGCCCTGCCGCTCGAGTAG
- a CDS encoding RNA methyltransferase, with the protein MSDEPSATDRDPGRTLPAVAVVDAQSPGNVGTIARAMKNFGFEDLLLVDPPALDPDGEAYGYAGHAREDVLPNAEEISFDHLAETYHTIGCTAVTNEDDRSHVRFPYSTPAALADRLATVDGPTALVFGRERVGLTNEELARIDEICSIPASADYPVLNLGQAATVTLYELRSLTLDETQLPDLERVRAPEPTVDRLYDQWAALLEEINHPAEKRDKTMRMLRRIYGRADLTEREANTLLGLLRRATERPAEN; encoded by the coding sequence ATGAGCGACGAGCCGTCCGCGACCGATCGCGACCCCGGTCGAACGCTCCCCGCCGTCGCCGTCGTCGACGCGCAGTCGCCCGGTAACGTCGGGACGATCGCCCGCGCGATGAAGAACTTCGGTTTCGAGGACCTCCTGCTCGTCGATCCGCCGGCGCTCGATCCCGACGGTGAGGCGTACGGCTACGCCGGGCACGCTCGAGAAGACGTGCTTCCGAACGCCGAGGAGATCAGCTTCGATCACCTCGCCGAGACCTACCACACGATCGGCTGTACGGCGGTGACCAACGAGGACGACCGCAGTCACGTCCGGTTTCCCTATTCGACGCCCGCCGCGCTCGCCGATCGGTTGGCGACGGTCGACGGGCCGACCGCGCTCGTCTTCGGCCGGGAGCGGGTCGGGCTGACGAACGAGGAACTCGCCCGGATCGACGAGATCTGCTCGATCCCCGCGAGCGCGGACTACCCCGTCCTCAATCTCGGACAGGCCGCCACCGTCACGCTCTACGAACTGCGATCGCTCACCCTCGACGAGACGCAGTTGCCCGATCTCGAGCGCGTTCGTGCCCCCGAGCCGACCGTCGATAGACTCTACGACCAGTGGGCGGCGCTGCTCGAGGAGATCAACCACCCCGCGGAGAAACGCGACAAGACGATGCGGATGCTGCGGCGGATCTACGGACGGGCCGATCTGACCGAACGCGAGGCGAACACGCTCCTGGGGCTCCTCCGGCGGGCGACCGAACGGCCGGCCGAGAACTGA
- a CDS encoding HTH domain-containing protein: MIETTDTDPAALTVVCHVRAPLLLEPIDGQIETLQACEAEGAIDDLLLRSWPKEVALSEESPHQEVLENYERFTQWADERDVSVSPPFRERSTTSQVTGETRERLVTPLLCLELYADDELIGVFPHSNETTEETYTTDEAIATLRTGELPTPLGSVADAAPLESTTADSCPDCGGTLIDGQGLFACSDCGWLGTVSETGRLASQSGRPERARESPIVEN, translated from the coding sequence ATGATTGAAACGACCGATACCGATCCGGCGGCGCTGACCGTGGTGTGTCACGTACGCGCTCCGCTGTTGCTCGAGCCCATCGACGGGCAGATCGAGACGCTGCAGGCCTGCGAGGCCGAGGGCGCGATCGACGACCTGCTGCTTCGAAGCTGGCCCAAGGAGGTCGCGCTGTCCGAGGAGAGCCCCCATCAGGAAGTCCTCGAGAACTACGAGCGGTTCACGCAGTGGGCCGACGAGCGCGACGTGAGCGTCAGCCCGCCGTTCCGGGAGCGGTCGACGACCTCGCAGGTGACCGGCGAGACCCGCGAACGGCTCGTGACGCCGCTGCTGTGCCTCGAACTCTACGCCGACGACGAACTGATCGGCGTGTTCCCCCACTCGAACGAGACGACCGAGGAGACGTACACCACCGACGAGGCGATCGCCACCCTCCGAACCGGCGAGCTGCCGACGCCGCTCGGGTCGGTCGCCGATGCGGCACCCCTCGAGTCGACGACCGCGGACAGCTGCCCCGACTGCGGCGGCACGCTAATCGACGGGCAGGGGCTGTTCGCCTGTAGCGACTGCGGCTGGCTCGGGACCGTCAGTGAAACCGGGCGGCTCGCGTCGCAGTCGGGACGACCTGAACGAGCGCGCGAATCACCGATCGTAGAGAACTGA
- the folP gene encoding dihydropteroate synthase: MNSVDAAGLGIGDDHPPRIMGVLNVSEESPYDPSVYDDPGEAARYVDESLIGEGADIVDVGLESANKRFDVLSAEEELDRLHIALDTIESVSGDAIFSIETRYAEVADEALSRGFEMVNDICGFADPEMPAVCEDHDIAVAKMASPPDLERPGAVEETDWAARKSPAWAAEADYVDQVYEALKQNGLTDKTIVDPAFGSWSEAQTLADDRETFRRLREFRALGRPMLISINRKNFLGEIAGRETDRRLPVSLAATSMAVERGAHVIRTHDVAETRDAALIGKAFTERRRVTLDDVTISHLDVDSTREFRAQLVERGIDPAFADDWQAQLLEIDGLEAGAGERLTTIAAEHGAVVHRTSDGRLLLMGSTTSVSDVSDRLADENGPFGGLGEKLSELLR, translated from the coding sequence ATGAACAGCGTCGACGCCGCCGGCTTGGGGATCGGGGACGACCACCCGCCCCGAATTATGGGTGTGCTGAACGTCAGCGAGGAGTCTCCCTACGACCCGAGCGTCTACGACGACCCCGGCGAGGCGGCCAGGTACGTCGACGAGTCTCTGATCGGAGAGGGAGCCGACATCGTCGACGTCGGTCTCGAGTCCGCGAACAAACGGTTCGACGTGCTCTCCGCCGAGGAGGAACTCGACCGACTCCACATCGCCCTCGACACCATCGAGAGCGTCTCCGGGGACGCGATCTTCTCGATCGAGACGCGCTACGCCGAGGTCGCCGACGAGGCGCTCTCCCGAGGGTTCGAGATGGTCAACGACATCTGCGGGTTCGCCGATCCCGAGATGCCGGCGGTCTGCGAGGACCACGACATCGCCGTCGCGAAGATGGCGAGTCCCCCGGACCTCGAGCGGCCGGGGGCCGTCGAGGAGACCGACTGGGCGGCCCGGAAGTCGCCCGCGTGGGCGGCCGAGGCGGACTACGTCGATCAGGTCTACGAGGCGCTGAAACAGAACGGGCTGACGGACAAGACGATCGTCGATCCCGCGTTCGGAAGCTGGAGCGAGGCGCAGACGCTCGCCGACGATCGCGAGACCTTCCGTCGTCTCCGCGAGTTCCGGGCGCTCGGGCGGCCGATGCTGATCTCGATCAACCGGAAGAACTTCCTCGGCGAGATCGCGGGCAGAGAGACCGACCGACGACTCCCGGTCAGCCTCGCAGCGACCTCGATGGCCGTCGAACGCGGCGCGCACGTGATTCGAACCCACGACGTGGCGGAAACGCGGGACGCGGCGCTGATCGGGAAGGCATTCACCGAGCGCCGGCGCGTAACCCTCGACGACGTCACGATCTCCCACCTGGACGTCGACTCGACTCGCGAGTTCCGAGCCCAGCTCGTGGAGCGGGGGATCGATCCCGCGTTCGCCGACGACTGGCAGGCCCAGCTCCTCGAGATCGACGGCCTCGAGGCCGGTGCGGGCGAGCGACTGACCACGATCGCGGCGGAACACGGTGCGGTCGTCCACCGGACGTCCGACGGACGCCTCCTGCTCATGGGGTCGACCACATCCGTTTCGGACGTTTCAGATCGCCTCGCGGACGAAAACGGGCCCTTCGGCGGACTCGGAGAGAAGCTGTCAGAGCTACTGCGTTAA
- a CDS encoding Lrp/AsnC family transcriptional regulator: MDDRDVRLLKAIAELETGSPERLHEATDIPISTIHYRLNNLREEGIIENDRYDIDLEELGLGVTVLIEVHADYRGSYETFADRLLTVEGVTNVYFTMGETDFIVIARLSDSGMVERLIAEFEQLEGVDRTDSTFVISAIEERDALQSYSLETLLEELVET, translated from the coding sequence ATGGACGACCGCGACGTACGCCTCCTCAAGGCGATCGCCGAACTCGAGACCGGAAGTCCCGAACGGCTCCACGAGGCGACCGACATTCCGATCTCGACGATCCACTATCGCCTCAACAACCTCCGCGAGGAGGGGATCATCGAGAACGACCGCTACGACATCGACCTCGAGGAACTCGGCCTCGGCGTCACCGTGTTGATCGAGGTCCACGCCGACTACCGGGGCTCCTACGAGACGTTCGCGGACCGGCTGTTGACCGTCGAGGGGGTCACGAACGTCTACTTCACGATGGGCGAGACGGACTTCATCGTCATCGCGCGCCTGAGCGACAGCGGCATGGTCGAACGCCTGATCGCCGAGTTCGAACAGCTCGAGGGCGTCGACCGAACCGATTCGACGTTCGTCATCTCGGCGATCGAGGAACGGGACGCGCTCCAGAGCTACAGCCTCGAGACGCTGCTCGAAGAACTGGTCGAGACGTAG
- a CDS encoding DMT family transporter produces the protein MISADSIPEGYREAVLFSILALCWGSSFVAIEIGLEYVPPLLFAGFRYAIAGAIVFGYAAVVSDRIRPVGRAEWTAVAVAGVFVIALYHGLLYLGELYVSGAVAATIVSTAPILTVAFAGVLLPEERLAPAGIAGFALGLVGVIAVVQPDSVGLGSDVAAGAVLVFGSAVAFALGGVLVRPIDSALPIETLQAWAMLVGSGVLLGWAFLRGESVAAIELTSAMVLSFGYLTLVSGAFAFFLYFELLERTGATQVILVSYAEPVVAMGVSWIALGHLVDSLTLVGLVTILAGFVVIKRDALRSLLRSALERRSTTAP, from the coding sequence ATGATTTCAGCCGATTCAATTCCAGAGGGGTACCGTGAAGCGGTGCTCTTTTCGATACTCGCGCTGTGCTGGGGGAGCTCGTTCGTCGCGATCGAGATTGGCCTCGAGTACGTTCCGCCGCTCCTGTTCGCCGGATTTCGATACGCGATCGCGGGCGCGATCGTCTTCGGATACGCGGCCGTCGTGAGCGATCGGATTCGACCGGTGGGCCGGGCGGAGTGGACGGCCGTCGCCGTCGCCGGCGTGTTCGTCATCGCGCTCTATCACGGGCTGTTGTACCTCGGCGAACTGTACGTCTCCGGTGCGGTGGCGGCGACCATCGTCAGCACGGCCCCAATCCTGACGGTGGCGTTCGCCGGCGTCTTGCTCCCCGAGGAACGGCTGGCACCCGCCGGTATCGCGGGCTTCGCGCTCGGTCTGGTCGGCGTGATCGCCGTCGTCCAGCCCGATTCGGTCGGTCTCGGCAGCGACGTCGCCGCCGGTGCCGTTCTGGTGTTCGGCTCGGCCGTCGCGTTCGCGCTCGGCGGCGTGCTCGTCCGGCCGATCGACTCGGCGCTTCCGATCGAGACGCTCCAGGCGTGGGCGATGCTGGTCGGCTCCGGCGTGTTGTTGGGATGGGCGTTTCTGCGCGGGGAATCGGTCGCCGCGATCGAACTCACGTCCGCCATGGTGCTCTCGTTCGGCTACCTGACCCTCGTCTCCGGCGCGTTCGCGTTCTTCCTCTACTTCGAACTGCTCGAGCGAACCGGGGCGACGCAGGTCATCCTCGTCAGCTACGCCGAACCGGTGGTTGCGATGGGCGTGAGCTGGATCGCGCTGGGACACCTCGTCGATTCGCTCACGCTCGTCGGGCTAGTGACGATCCTCGCCGGGTTCGTCGTCATCAAACGCGACGCGCTTCGCTCCCTGCTTCGCTCGGCGCTCGAGCGTCGCTCTACTACGGCCCCGTGA
- a CDS encoding Cdc6/Cdc18 family protein encodes MSANDDRDPLFRYDDPVFADERLLEITHLPGPDRIVGRDEQMQRVADALNPAIFGSEPNHLFIFGKTGTGKSLISRSVTQRVITEAQNDDVTVKYAFIDCGEQNTEASIVKTIAQIVNDPDQSGVTVPDRGLGTGDYYKRLWQAVDHCTDVTIVILDEIDMLEDDEVLRKLSRAGENRRISDSSIGIIGISNKIDFPDHLSERVKSSLSRDELVFSPYDANQLVEILEKRRDAFHDGVLSDDVIPLTAALAAQEHGDARKAIDILRNAGRIAKKRNDTRVTADHVRDAKEKTEADRFNELIEGSPQQAKAILYSLTLLTENSSEKEFPTKIIYNQYKEVARRLDFDVLSERRVQEILQEQNFLNVIQSEREGRGRGRGAHAKHRLLENPSIVKKVLLRDSRLAVLEGEE; translated from the coding sequence ATGTCCGCCAACGACGATCGAGACCCGCTCTTTCGGTACGACGATCCGGTCTTCGCCGACGAGCGCCTGCTCGAGATCACGCACCTGCCCGGGCCTGATCGGATCGTCGGTCGCGACGAGCAGATGCAACGGGTTGCGGACGCTCTGAACCCGGCGATATTCGGGAGCGAACCAAACCACCTGTTCATCTTCGGCAAGACCGGCACCGGTAAATCGCTCATCTCTCGGTCGGTCACGCAGCGCGTGATCACCGAAGCGCAGAACGACGACGTCACCGTGAAATACGCGTTCATCGACTGCGGCGAACAGAACACGGAGGCGTCGATCGTGAAGACGATCGCCCAGATCGTCAACGACCCCGACCAGAGCGGCGTTACCGTCCCCGACCGCGGCCTCGGGACCGGCGACTACTACAAACGCCTCTGGCAGGCCGTCGACCACTGTACCGACGTGACCATCGTCATTCTCGACGAGATCGATATGCTCGAGGACGACGAGGTCCTCCGGAAGCTCTCACGGGCCGGCGAGAACCGTCGCATCTCGGACTCGAGCATCGGTATCATCGGCATCTCGAACAAGATCGACTTTCCCGATCACCTCTCCGAACGCGTCAAGTCGAGCCTCTCGCGGGACGAACTCGTCTTCTCGCCGTACGACGCCAATCAGCTCGTCGAAATCCTGGAGAAGCGCCGCGACGCCTTCCACGATGGGGTGCTCTCCGACGACGTGATCCCGCTCACGGCCGCCCTCGCCGCCCAGGAACACGGCGACGCGCGCAAGGCGATCGACATCCTCCGGAACGCGGGCCGGATCGCGAAGAAGCGAAACGACACGCGGGTCACCGCCGATCACGTCCGGGACGCCAAGGAGAAGACCGAGGCGGATCGGTTCAACGAGTTGATCGAGGGCTCACCCCAGCAAGCCAAGGCGATTCTCTACTCGCTGACGCTGCTGACCGAAAACAGCTCGGAGAAGGAGTTCCCGACGAAGATCATCTACAACCAGTACAAGGAGGTCGCTCGCCGGCTCGACTTCGACGTGCTCTCGGAACGCCGCGTTCAGGAGATCCTGCAGGAACAGAACTTCCTCAACGTGATCCAGTCCGAACGGGAAGGGCGCGGCCGCGGTCGCGGCGCACACGCCAAACACCGCCTGCTCGAGAACCCCTCGATCGTCAAGAAAGTACTCCTGCGCGACTCACGGCTGGCCGTCCTCGAGGGCGAGGAGTGA